In Maridesulfovibrio sp., a single genomic region encodes these proteins:
- a CDS encoding chemotaxis protein: MAQTDILLEAGTNELEIVEFWLEEEPREEDEGQNYRGFYGVNVAKVLEIIRMPEKVTKLPKVAHPAIMGTFNLRNKVIPLVDLSHWLKKPRVESEPPKVIVTEFNNVCSAFLVSGVTRIHRISWEKVEAPSAYVSTLSEDSITGVVKFDDRISLILDLEKIVAELNPQLGLQLDDSIDWGDSVGYKAIIADDSTLIREMLHETMTRAKFSVELANTGRECFEKLLALKRRSIEEERPITDYVNVVISDIEMPVMDGHNLTVRIKADPVLQQLPVILFSSIITDKLRHKGESVGADDQISKPEVTELAQRAIALIER; the protein is encoded by the coding sequence ATGGCCCAGACCGACATTTTACTTGAGGCAGGCACCAACGAACTGGAAATAGTCGAGTTCTGGCTTGAAGAGGAACCCCGCGAGGAAGATGAAGGACAAAATTACCGGGGTTTTTACGGTGTCAATGTCGCCAAGGTTCTTGAAATCATCAGGATGCCGGAAAAAGTGACCAAACTTCCCAAGGTGGCTCACCCGGCCATTATGGGAACCTTCAACCTGCGCAACAAGGTCATTCCGCTGGTCGACCTCAGCCACTGGCTGAAAAAGCCGCGTGTGGAAAGCGAACCTCCCAAGGTAATTGTTACCGAATTCAACAACGTATGCTCCGCTTTCCTTGTTTCGGGAGTAACCAGAATCCACCGCATAAGCTGGGAAAAGGTTGAGGCTCCCTCAGCTTACGTCTCCACTCTTTCGGAAGACTCGATTACCGGTGTCGTCAAATTTGATGACCGTATTTCACTTATCCTCGACCTAGAAAAAATCGTTGCCGAACTGAATCCGCAGCTTGGACTCCAGCTTGACGACAGCATCGACTGGGGCGATTCCGTAGGATACAAGGCCATCATTGCAGACGATTCCACACTCATCCGGGAAATGCTCCATGAGACAATGACCAGAGCAAAATTTTCTGTAGAGCTTGCCAACACCGGCCGTGAGTGCTTTGAAAAACTGCTCGCGCTTAAACGCCGGTCCATTGAAGAGGAAAGACCCATCACCGACTACGTCAACGTTGTCATTTCAGACATTGAGATGCCGGTCATGGACGGGCACAACCTCACCGTGCGCATCAAGGCCGATCCGGTCCTGCAGCAGCTGCCGGTTATCCTTTTCTCCTCCATCATCACCGACAAGCTGCGCCATAAGGGTGAATCCGTAGGCGCAGATGATCAGATATCCAAGCCGGAAGTAACGGAACTGGCTCAAAGGGCCATCGCCCTGATCGAAAGATAG
- a CDS encoding tRNA-dihydrouridine synthase family protein: MSLLPISPDSPWLAPLAGYSDLPFRMLCRRRGCATACTEMVSIKGLKYDGKGTKALLATCDEDNPLVVQLFGGEPQDYFLTMPQLVDEGYSFFDLNAGCPVKKVLKTGGGSALHLDPDRLVATAQAMVAVAGEGRVGVKIRLGFMNGEDNFLEIAKRLEDIGAAWITMHPRYGKQMFSGTADWSKLAELKRNISIPVIGSGDLFTAEAAIECIRQTGIDGIMFARGALYDPAIFSRYLKLLGNPSCVDLPPFDLGKTMEEHILMTREFDGSNRSFRKIRSILPRYAKGMDGIRAIRSELTACQNWDELLDKARNVSKLTMNRC, encoded by the coding sequence ATGAGTTTATTACCAATAAGCCCGGACAGCCCCTGGCTGGCCCCCCTTGCCGGATATTCCGACCTCCCCTTCCGCATGCTCTGCCGCAGGCGGGGTTGCGCAACCGCCTGCACCGAAATGGTCAGCATCAAGGGCCTCAAATACGATGGCAAAGGGACGAAAGCCCTGCTGGCAACCTGTGATGAAGACAATCCGCTCGTAGTTCAGTTGTTCGGTGGCGAGCCGCAGGATTATTTCTTAACTATGCCTCAACTGGTGGATGAGGGCTACTCTTTTTTTGATTTGAATGCGGGGTGCCCGGTTAAAAAGGTTCTGAAAACCGGCGGCGGGTCCGCGCTGCATCTCGACCCCGACAGACTGGTTGCAACAGCGCAGGCCATGGTTGCCGTAGCCGGAGAAGGCCGAGTCGGGGTAAAAATCCGCTTGGGATTCATGAACGGCGAAGACAACTTTCTGGAAATAGCCAAAAGGCTGGAGGATATCGGTGCAGCCTGGATCACCATGCACCCCAGATATGGAAAACAGATGTTTTCCGGCACTGCGGACTGGTCCAAGCTTGCGGAATTAAAACGCAATATCTCGATCCCGGTTATCGGAAGTGGTGACCTTTTCACTGCGGAAGCTGCAATCGAATGCATCAGGCAGACCGGAATTGACGGCATCATGTTCGCCCGAGGAGCTCTGTACGACCCGGCAATATTCTCCCGATACCTGAAACTGCTGGGCAACCCGTCATGTGTCGATCTGCCGCCTTTTGATCTCGGCAAAACAATGGAAGAACATATCCTGATGACCAGAGAGTTCGACGGCAGCAACCGTTCTTTCAGGAAAATTCGCTCCATACTGCCCCGCTACGCCAAAGGCATGGACGGCATCCGGGCCATACGCTCCGAACTGACCGCATGTCAAAACTGGGACGAACTGCTGGACAAGGCCCGCAACGTATCAAAGCTGACCATGAACCGCTGCTGA